The proteins below are encoded in one region of Aquisphaera giovannonii:
- a CDS encoding TolB family protein, with the protein MLLAPAALLSLAALGWSDPAGDRLVVSSFRTGELELFAVDTATGDAVNLTRSPGSIEKYPACSYDGGRVSFISNREGTDNLYVMRADGSEVRQLTREKPGINAGMASWTADGQWLYFGLFGGGPPRMCRIRPDGSDFRVVGEGIDPAVSPDGTRIAFARQLGDGHHLFVAKADGSDARQLTKAGNGWAGVHAAWTPDGRRIVYADRVGEALELFACEPDSGLIIQLTRLGAAATSPSVSPDGERITFRLCDEVYWRSGETSRRAYSERRADKRPVWIMKSDGSEPHLIEVLHYQTTIDGSRAPFLRTTAGR; encoded by the coding sequence ATGTTGCTCGCACCCGCCGCACTGCTTTCCCTGGCCGCCCTCGGCTGGAGCGATCCCGCCGGCGACCGGCTGGTCGTCTCCTCGTTCCGCACCGGGGAGCTCGAGCTGTTCGCCGTGGACACGGCCACCGGCGACGCCGTCAACCTGACTCGCAGCCCGGGCTCGATCGAGAAGTACCCGGCCTGCTCGTACGACGGCGGCCGGGTGTCCTTCATCTCCAACCGGGAGGGCACGGACAACCTCTACGTGATGAGGGCCGACGGGTCGGAGGTCCGGCAGTTGACGCGCGAGAAGCCCGGGATCAACGCCGGCATGGCGAGCTGGACCGCCGACGGCCAATGGCTCTACTTCGGCCTGTTCGGTGGCGGGCCGCCGCGGATGTGCCGCATCCGGCCCGACGGCTCCGACTTCCGGGTCGTGGGCGAGGGGATCGACCCGGCCGTCTCGCCCGACGGCACGCGGATCGCCTTCGCCCGTCAGCTCGGGGACGGCCATCACCTGTTCGTCGCGAAGGCGGACGGCTCGGACGCCCGCCAGTTGACGAAAGCCGGGAACGGCTGGGCCGGCGTCCATGCCGCATGGACCCCGGACGGCCGGCGCATCGTCTACGCCGACAGGGTGGGCGAGGCGCTCGAGCTGTTCGCCTGCGAGCCGGATTCGGGCTTGATCATCCAGTTGACGCGGCTCGGCGCGGCGGCGACCTCCCCCTCGGTCTCGCCCGACGGGGAGCGGATCACGTTCCGGCTCTGCGACGAGGTGTACTGGCGGAGCGGCGAGACGAGCCGCCGGGCCTATAGCGAGCGCCGGGCCGACAAGCGTCCGGTCTGGATCATGAAGTCCGACGGCTCCGAGCCGCACCTCATCGAGGTCCTGCACTACCAGACGACCATCGACGGGAGCCGCGCCCCGTTCTTGAGGACGACCGCCGGCCGGTGA
- a CDS encoding helix-turn-helix domain-containing protein, which translates to MGDDGSSGRHGGTSGTPAGGATGGGGRFRRDPHPSLRPFVVEYWGLARDLAAMGGFTITPDRFGELICCADALYAVGRDGRERLPDCFLVGLLEGPLRIEADGVVRCMAARLQPWTVGRLLARGPGPTPGGWMAAGALLGPRLARVVELVRGRDWEALFGIYDRILMEEIGRRDLGGAAIEVVGPFLGEGPCPTAAVADGRDTSRRQVERRVRALTGTSPKRLAGLARFQRARDAIWADPAIGLAGLAISAGYSDQAHMTREFRRYAGQTPARFAREMLARKLQLAALDVAFVQDPPSADA; encoded by the coding sequence ATGGGGGACGATGGTTCGAGCGGCCGGCACGGGGGCACGTCGGGCACCCCTGCGGGAGGGGCGACGGGAGGCGGAGGCCGGTTCCGGCGCGACCCGCATCCGTCGCTGCGGCCCTTCGTCGTGGAGTACTGGGGCCTCGCCCGCGACCTGGCGGCGATGGGCGGTTTCACGATCACGCCGGATCGCTTCGGCGAGCTCATCTGCTGCGCCGATGCCCTGTACGCGGTCGGCCGGGACGGGCGGGAGAGGTTGCCGGACTGCTTCCTCGTGGGCCTGCTCGAAGGGCCCCTCCGGATCGAGGCGGACGGCGTCGTCCGGTGCATGGCCGCGCGGCTCCAGCCGTGGACGGTGGGCCGGCTGCTCGCCCGCGGCCCGGGACCGACGCCGGGCGGCTGGATGGCCGCCGGGGCCCTCCTCGGCCCTCGCCTCGCCCGGGTCGTGGAGCTCGTCCGGGGACGCGACTGGGAGGCGCTCTTCGGGATATATGATCGGATCTTGATGGAGGAGATCGGGCGCCGGGACCTCGGCGGGGCGGCGATCGAGGTGGTGGGGCCGTTCCTCGGCGAGGGACCATGCCCGACGGCGGCGGTCGCGGACGGACGGGACACCTCGCGGCGGCAGGTCGAGAGGCGGGTGCGCGCCCTCACGGGGACGTCGCCGAAGCGGCTCGCCGGGCTGGCCCGGTTCCAGAGGGCGAGGGACGCGATCTGGGCCGACCCGGCCATCGGCCTGGCGGGCCTGGCCATCTCCGCGGGCTATTCCGACCAGGCGCACATGACGCGGGAGTTCCGGCGATACGCGGGGCAGACGCCGGCCCGGTTCGCCCGCGAGATGCTCGCCAGGAAGCTCCAACTCGCCGCCCTGGATGTCGCATTCGTTCAAGATCCCCCCTCGGCCGACGCCTAG
- a CDS encoding VOC family protein: MRTKLATINLQVADPQRSRRFYEDVLGMVEDARRSHPPSFVYLRSDGCDLTLATPPESSGAQPSRTIELGFLVDDIEAMKSHLSARGIRDHREESMGWGRALELRDEDGYRIVIYSFERAGGVDRR, translated from the coding sequence GTGCGAACGAAGCTCGCGACGATCAACCTGCAAGTGGCCGACCCCCAGCGATCCCGGCGCTTCTACGAGGACGTCCTGGGCATGGTGGAGGATGCCCGACGCTCGCACCCGCCGTCCTTCGTCTACCTGCGATCGGACGGCTGCGACCTGACCCTCGCCACCCCCCCGGAGTCCTCCGGCGCGCAGCCCTCGCGCACGATCGAGCTGGGCTTCCTGGTCGACGACATCGAGGCCATGAAGTCCCACCTCTCGGCGCGCGGCATCCGCGACCACCGCGAGGAGTCCATGGGATGGGGCCGGGCCCTGGAGCTCCGCGACGAGGACGGGTATCGCATCGTGATCTACTCGTTCGAGCGGGCGGGCGGGGTCGACCGGCGGTAG
- a CDS encoding PEP-CTERM sorting domain-containing protein: MIRRSRRTKIAAALLVLIAATAAEARSEVIVSFSYSGRGGPDFAGLIATGTGSFAFAEGLTTIGLADLTSFHFVLDENTPNTATFGLADLSSFSASMGPGLTLTGLSLGTDAVQGDNPSTEPREFDVASLDPSGASTSYRIVIVSFQQTVGTVTITSVAVPEPSTIALVASGAPLAFLGIRSRRRAARAAA, translated from the coding sequence ATGATCCGACGATCGAGGCGGACGAAGATCGCGGCGGCCTTGCTCGTCCTCATCGCCGCGACGGCGGCCGAAGCCCGGTCGGAGGTGATCGTGAGCTTCAGCTACTCGGGCCGCGGGGGCCCGGATTTCGCCGGGCTCATCGCGACGGGCACAGGCTCCTTCGCCTTCGCCGAAGGGCTGACGACGATCGGCCTCGCGGACCTCACTTCGTTCCATTTCGTCCTGGACGAGAACACGCCCAACACGGCGACCTTCGGGCTCGCGGACCTCTCGTCCTTCTCGGCCTCCATGGGGCCGGGCCTGACGCTCACCGGCCTGTCCCTGGGGACCGATGCGGTCCAGGGCGACAATCCGTCGACGGAGCCCAGGGAGTTCGACGTCGCGTCGCTGGACCCATCGGGCGCATCGACATCCTATCGCATCGTGATCGTGTCGTTCCAGCAGACGGTCGGCACCGTGACGATCACGTCCGTGGCCGTGCCCGAGCCCTCGACGATCGCCCTGGTCGCGTCCGGGGCCCCGCTCGCGTTCCTCGGCATCCGGTCCCGTCGGCGGGCGGCCCGGGCGGCCGCCTGA
- a CDS encoding ribosome-binding factor A produces MNHHTFSQKRMSPVAGDAEGPGRKALQLCHQVAETLDEVLAECADPLLQGLRVVDVEPAPDASRLLVTVALEEPVEDLPPVDPRQIHHHLSRASGHLRSEVAGAITRKRTPMLVYRIVPAEA; encoded by the coding sequence ATGAACCATCACACTTTTTCGCAGAAGCGGATGTCGCCCGTCGCGGGCGACGCCGAGGGCCCCGGCCGTAAGGCGTTGCAGCTCTGCCACCAGGTGGCGGAGACGCTCGACGAGGTCCTGGCCGAGTGCGCCGACCCGCTCCTGCAAGGCCTCCGCGTCGTGGACGTGGAGCCCGCGCCGGACGCCTCGCGGCTGCTCGTGACGGTCGCCCTGGAGGAGCCCGTCGAGGACCTCCCGCCGGTCGATCCCCGGCAGATCCACCACCACCTCTCCCGGGCCTCCGGCCACCTCCGCAGCGAGGTCGCCGGCGCCATCACCCGCAAGCGAACCCCGATGCTGGTCTATCGCATCGTCCCCGCCGAGGCCTGA
- a CDS encoding alkaline phosphatase family protein: MKVMVLGLDGATWDILGPLMEEGVLPNLAAMRREGPAGVLDSVFPPLSPVAWTGVMTGRNSGKHGVFEFLDYGHDPMDVRVNSSRSIRTELIWETAARHGKKTVAGGVPMSYPPRQGEHFPGFYLGDFLSPENAPDFTTDPALFDELQKVVGPYRAWSTAVHEGGNEAAVLDDLTAFLDQHLKAVEFLARRCEWDLFMFDLMATDRFGHELWHVWDTAHRAARGREEELKALRPKLLEFWRTLDRGVGRVRDALPPDASLLLMSDHGFGPIEWYVNFNVWLLENKFISLQDSFYVRQKHWFYRRGVTPAGVFALMTKLGMANYRVSRFHGKQTNALDRLGESAFLSRRHIDWGRTRAFAQGNFGQIFLNLQGRQPHGCVSRADAPGLRRDIIAGLKEIPHPETGEPLVERVYESEELYDGPHAHLAPDLTVVLRDWKYRTIGLHDFTTNKVISPAFGPTGDHRMEGIFIGSGPAFRPGAAPSGADLLDIAPTVLRLLGVPIPADMDGRVLDEVLDPSATPAAVEAEDAGSHPAEPVAATYGAEDEASIRERLTNLGYL; this comes from the coding sequence GGTGCTCGGGCTGGATGGGGCGACGTGGGATATCCTCGGCCCGCTCATGGAGGAGGGGGTCCTTCCGAACCTCGCGGCGATGCGCCGAGAGGGGCCGGCCGGGGTCCTCGACTCGGTCTTCCCGCCTCTCAGCCCGGTCGCCTGGACGGGCGTGATGACGGGCCGGAACTCGGGGAAGCACGGCGTCTTCGAGTTCCTCGACTACGGCCATGATCCGATGGACGTCCGGGTCAATTCCTCCCGATCCATCCGCACCGAGCTGATCTGGGAGACGGCCGCCCGGCACGGCAAGAAGACGGTTGCCGGCGGCGTCCCCATGAGCTATCCGCCCCGGCAGGGGGAGCACTTCCCGGGCTTCTACCTGGGCGACTTCCTCAGCCCGGAGAACGCCCCCGACTTCACCACCGACCCGGCGCTCTTCGACGAGCTCCAGAAGGTCGTCGGCCCCTACCGGGCCTGGTCCACCGCGGTGCACGAGGGGGGCAACGAGGCGGCGGTCCTGGACGACCTCACCGCGTTCCTGGACCAGCACCTGAAGGCGGTCGAGTTCCTCGCGAGGCGATGCGAGTGGGACCTCTTCATGTTCGACCTCATGGCCACCGACCGGTTCGGCCACGAGCTCTGGCACGTCTGGGACACCGCCCATCGCGCGGCCCGGGGACGCGAGGAGGAATTGAAGGCCCTGCGGCCGAAGCTCCTGGAGTTCTGGCGGACCCTCGACCGAGGCGTCGGCCGGGTCCGAGACGCCCTGCCGCCGGACGCCTCGCTCCTGCTGATGAGCGACCACGGCTTCGGGCCGATCGAGTGGTACGTCAACTTCAACGTCTGGCTGCTCGAAAATAAGTTCATCTCGCTTCAGGACAGCTTCTACGTCAGGCAGAAGCACTGGTTCTACCGCCGCGGGGTGACGCCGGCGGGCGTCTTCGCCTTGATGACGAAGCTCGGGATGGCGAACTACCGCGTCAGCCGGTTCCACGGCAAGCAGACCAACGCGCTCGACCGCCTCGGCGAGTCCGCCTTCCTGTCCCGGCGGCACATCGACTGGGGGCGGACGCGGGCGTTCGCGCAGGGCAACTTCGGCCAGATCTTCCTGAACCTCCAGGGACGCCAGCCGCACGGCTGCGTCTCCAGGGCGGATGCGCCGGGCCTGCGCCGCGACATCATCGCCGGGCTGAAGGAGATCCCCCATCCCGAGACCGGCGAGCCGCTCGTGGAGCGGGTCTACGAGAGCGAGGAGCTGTACGACGGGCCCCATGCCCACCTCGCGCCCGACCTCACCGTCGTGCTCCGCGACTGGAAGTACCGGACGATCGGCCTGCACGACTTCACCACCAATAAGGTGATCTCGCCGGCCTTCGGCCCGACGGGCGACCACCGGATGGAGGGCATCTTCATCGGGTCCGGCCCGGCCTTCCGTCCCGGCGCGGCCCCCTCCGGGGCGGACCTCCTGGACATCGCCCCGACGGTCCTCCGCCTCCTGGGAGTCCCCATCCCCGCCGACATGGACGGCCGCGTCCTCGACGAGGTGCTGGACCCGTCCGCCACGCCCGCCGCGGTCGAGGCCGAGGACGCGGGCTCGCATCCCGCCGAGCCCGTCGCCGCGACCTATGGCGCCGAGGACGAGGCGTCCATCCGCGAGCGGCTGACGAACCTCGGCTACCTGTGA